One genomic window of Gossypium hirsutum isolate 1008001.06 chromosome D11, Gossypium_hirsutum_v2.1, whole genome shotgun sequence includes the following:
- the LOC107912299 gene encoding putative pentatricopeptide repeat-containing protein At1g02420 produces MIIRVPLPQLSVSRYVSPFSFLPFKFFCSDPNPPLNNDVDTVYCVITSSTSSKHLTQSLKSTGIFLSNDLIDKVLKRVRFSHGNPLQAFEFFNYTGNRKGFYHTAFSLDTMLYVLGRSRRFDKIWEVLIDIKRKDPSLITPRTMQVVLARIAKVCSVRETVVNFWKFKKLVSEFDVSCFNALLRTLCQEKSMKDARNVYHSLKHDFRPNLQTFNILLSGWKSSEEAEGFFEEMKELGVKPDVVSYNCLVDVYCKGREMDKAYRVVEKMRDEELWPDVITYTSIIGGLGLVGQPDKARDVLKEMKEHGCYPDVAAYNAAIRNYTIAKRLGDAYSLMDEMDRKGLSPNATTYNLFFRVFYWLNDLSCSWSLYQRMMYSGCLPNTQSCMFLIRLFRKHEQVEMALRLWKDMVEKGFGSYTLVSDVLFDLLCDMGKLVEAEKCFLEMIEKGHKPSNVSFKRIKVLMELANKHEAIKNLIEKMSVFGSSIQLSGGSQNHTETLDLDSLTVNHVRTN; encoded by the coding sequence ATGATAATTCGAGTCCCTCTCCCTCAGCTATCTGTTTCAAGGTACGTTTCACCATTCTCGTTTCTTCCCTTTAAATTCTTCTGTTCTGATCCCAACCCTCCCCTAAACAACGACGTCGATACCGTCTATTGCGTAATAACTTCCTCCACCTCTTCAAAACACTTGACCCAATCCTTAAAATCAACTGGGATTTTTCTCTCTAATGATTTAATCGATAAAGTGCTAAAAAGGGTCAGGTTTAGCCATGGGAATCCTTTGCAAGCTTTTGAGTTCTTTAACTATACTGGAAATAGAAAAGGGTTTTATCACACCGCATTTTCTTTGGATACGATGCTTTATGTTCTGGGTAGGAGCCGCAGATTTGATAAAATTTGGGAGGTTTTAATTGATATTAAGAGAAAAGATCCGTCTTTGATAACCCCTAGAACTATGCAAGTCGTTTTAGCTAGAATTGCAAAGGTTTGTTCTGTTAGAGAGACGGTAGTGAATTTCTGGAAGTTTAAGAAGCTTGTTTCTGAATTCGATGTATCTTGTTTTAATGCATTATTAAGGACATTGTGTCAAGAGAAAAGTATGAAGGATGCTAGGAATGTTTATCATAGTTTAAAGCATGATTTTAGGCCAAATTTGCAGACTTTTAATATACTTTTGTCTGGGTGGAAGTCCTCAGAGGAAGCCGAGGGTTTCTTCGAGGAAATGAAGGAATTGGGTGTTAAACCAGATGTTGTTTCATATAATTGTTTGGTTGATGTGTATTGCAAGGGTAGAGAAATGGATAAAGCATACAGGGTGGTTGAAAAGATGAGAGATGAGGAACTTTGGCCTGATGTGATCACATATACGAGCATTATTGGGGGCTTAGGATTGGTTGGTCAGCCCGACAAAGCTAGAGATGTTTTGAAGGAAATGAAGGAGCACGGATGTTACCCAGATGTTGCAGCCTATAATGCTGCGATTAGAAATTATACCATTGCGAAGAGGCTGGGTGATGCTTATAGTTTGATGGATGAAATGGATAGAAAGGGTTTAAGTCCCAATGCAACAACTTACAATCTGTTCTTTAGGGTCTTTTATTGGTTGAACGATTTGAGTTGCTCATGGAGTTTGTATCAGAGGATGATGTATTCTGGGTGCCTGCCTAATACACAATCTTGTATGTTTCTGATTAGGTTGTTTAGAAAGCATGAACAAGTGGAGATGGCACTGCGGTTGTGGAAGGACATGGTGGAGAAGGGTTTTGGGTCTTATACTTTGGTATCTGATGTGTTGTTTGATCTGCTTTGTGATATGGGGAAGCTGGTAGAAGCGGAGAAGTGCTTCCTGGAGATGATAGAAAAGGGTCATAAGCCTAGCAATGTTTCTTTCAAGAGGATCAAGGTGCTCATGGAATTGGCAAACAAGCATGAGGCTATTAAGAACTTGATAGAAAAGATGTCTGTTTTTGGGTCTTCAATCCAACTCTCTGGAGGTTCTCAGAATCATACAGAAACATTAGATTTAGACTCACTTACTGTTAATCATGTCAGAACTAACTAA
- the LOC107912304 gene encoding galactinol synthase 1, with product MAPPELVQPSDKTNVFAKQVSLRNRAYVTFLAGNGDYVKGVVGLAKGLRKVKSAYPLVVAVLPDVPEEHRRILENQGCIVREIEPVYPPENQTQFAMAYYVINYSKLRIWEFVEYSKMIYLDGDIQVYDNIDHLFDLPDGHFYAVMDCFCEKTWSHTPQYRIGYCQQCPDKVKWPAEMGNPPSLYFNAGMFVFEPSLVTYESLLKTLKITQPTPFAEQDFLKMFFKDIYKPIPLIYNLVLAMLWRHPENVELEKVKVVHYCAAGSKPWRYTGKEANMQREDIKMLVQKWWDIYNDESLDYRTSAAEGGTETVNLQPFLVALSEVGAVHFVAAPSAA from the exons ATGGCCCCCCCTGAATTGGTTCAACCCAGTGATAAAACAAACGTTTTCGCTAAACAAGTCAGTTTGCGTAATCGTGCATATGTTACGTTCTTGGCCGGAAATGGGGACTACGTGAAAGGCGTTGTAGGGTTAGCCAAAGGGTTAAGGAAAGTGAAATCGGCGTACCCTTTAGTGGTTGCCGTTTTACCCGACGTGCCTGAGGAGCATAGGCGGATCCTGGAGAACCAGGGTTGTATCGTCCGAGAGATCGAACCAGTTTACCCGCCTGAGAACCAGACCCAGTTCGCCATGGCCTATTACGTCATCAATTACTCCAAGCTTCGTATTTGGGAG TTCGTGGAGTACAGTAAAATGATATACTTGGACGGCGACATTCAGGTATACGACAACATCGATCACCTGTTTGATCTGCCTGATGGGCATTTCTACGCAGTAATGGATTGCTTCTGTGAGAAAACATGGAGCCACACCCCACAATACAGGATCGGTTACTGCCAACAATGCCCTGACAAGGTGAAGTGGCCCGCCGAGATGGGAAATCCCCCTTCACTTTACTTCAATGCTGGCATGTTCGTGTTTGAGCCCAGCCTTGTGACTTATGAATCTCTCTTGAAGACTCTCAAAATCACACAACCTACCCCATTTGCGGAGCAG GACTTTTTGAAAATGTTCTTTAAGGACATTTACAAGCCGATTCCTTTAATTTACAACCTTGTTCTCGCCATGTTATGGCGTCATCCCGAGAATGTGGAGCTTGAAAAAGTGAAAGTTGTTCACTACTGTGCTGCG GGATCTAAGCCTTGGAGGTACACAGGGAAGGAGGCTAACATGCAAAGAGAAGACATTAAGATGCTTGTTCAGAAATGGTGGGACATTTACAACGACGAGTCACTTGATTACCGTACCAGCGCGGCTGAAGGAGGGACAGAGACCGTGAACCTGCAACCGTTCCTGGTGGCACTCTCTGAAGTTGGTGCAGTCCATTTCGTGGCCGCCCCATCTGCGGCGTAA